The proteins below come from a single Asanoa ferruginea genomic window:
- a CDS encoding septum formation family protein: MSDPTPSMFDPTPPPRRGLARWRRGGNADGDDLVSGPSVSSARVALGVLVGVVLLGCGFLFWHGEDEIKADRDRAEVIELSRGQCVNEFNDRALIGKVMVVDCAQPHEAEVFATLRMREWSEYPHLDEIDQEISPQCFDAFEDYAPGFVDDEHIEINYLYPDILAWGAGDRGVTCLAGDPANKRSGSLH; encoded by the coding sequence GTGAGCGATCCGACACCGAGCATGTTCGACCCCACCCCGCCGCCGCGTCGCGGTCTGGCCCGCTGGCGGCGTGGCGGCAACGCCGACGGCGACGACCTGGTGAGCGGCCCGTCGGTCAGCTCGGCGCGGGTGGCCCTCGGCGTGCTTGTCGGCGTCGTCCTGCTCGGGTGCGGGTTCCTGTTCTGGCACGGCGAAGACGAGATCAAGGCCGACCGCGACCGGGCCGAGGTCATCGAACTGAGCCGCGGCCAGTGTGTCAACGAGTTCAACGACCGCGCCCTGATCGGCAAGGTGATGGTCGTCGACTGTGCTCAGCCACACGAGGCCGAGGTGTTCGCGACGCTGCGGATGCGGGAGTGGTCGGAGTATCCGCACCTGGACGAGATCGACCAGGAGATCTCACCGCAATGTTTCGACGCGTTCGAGGACTACGCGCCCGGCTTCGTCGACGACGAGCACATCGAGATCAACTACCTCTATCCCGACATCCTCGCCTGGGGGGCGGGCGACCGCGGTGTCACCTGCCTGGCGGGCGACCCGGCGAACAAGCGCAGCGGGTCGCTGCACTGA
- a CDS encoding VOC family protein, whose product MTVGAVSQIHVSVSDLERSVRFYRDVLGVPFLFDVPGQSMAFFQSGDVRLYLGVPESEAFASRVTLYFDVVDLVAERERLVEEGVRFLDEPHVVHRDDQGELWMSFFRDPDGHNLAITETKKP is encoded by the coding sequence ATGACTGTCGGTGCGGTTTCGCAGATCCACGTCAGTGTCAGCGATCTCGAGCGGTCCGTGCGGTTCTACCGGGATGTGCTCGGGGTGCCGTTCCTGTTCGACGTGCCGGGCCAGTCGATGGCGTTCTTCCAGAGCGGCGACGTCCGGCTCTACCTCGGCGTGCCCGAGTCCGAGGCGTTCGCCAGCCGGGTGACGCTCTACTTCGACGTCGTCGACCTCGTCGCCGAGCGGGAGCGGCTCGTCGAGGAAGGGGTCAGGTTCCTCGACGAGCCGCATGTGGTGCACCGCGACGATCAGGGCGAGCTGTGGATGAGCTTCTTCCGCGACCCTGACGGCCACAATCTCGCGATCACGGAAACGAAGAAGCCCTAG
- a CDS encoding discoidin domain-containing protein: protein MPAPPRRRLLVAGAILTLLVAGGSAAVSSPAAAAGPLISQGKTATASSAENAGTAASAAVDGNAGTRWSSAFTDPQWLQVDLGGTAAVDQVELVWETAAARAFQIQVAAAAGGPWTTIYSTTTGAGGTQTLAVSGSGRYVRMYGTARTTGYGYSLWEFRVFGTIGGGGGPTDPPPPTGTPISAFKPVNASSFEGGNAPGAAVDGRTTTRWSSQFADPQWMSIDFGGVATINQVVLNWESAYASAYRLETSNDGVGWTPIYTTAAGRGGIERLAVAGTGRYLRLYGTARATGYGYSLWEFQVFGTVDTSASTPPLLSGPTRPPATTGQFALNAPADAAMVTTTRRPALSWAAVGGAVRYQVWINVSRTDYDFAATGNLIDLYTKVAEPTGTSYTPSWDLADRWTYKWYVVAVPGSGATSTSAIRRFSVYVPTLETVADGINIVAGARDLDRNGTISPYEDWRQPVETRVNDLMGRMTAEEKAYQMFYNAQAFPRSGWHFGPAGAQDLHNTLLASAGTRLGIPFVSAGDTIHGYQTTYPTQSALAAAKDYALDYKLGDMQRREQLEVGTRGVLGPLAEVGTKVLYPRIQEGNGENAVVAAAQVRALVAGLQGGPELNPRSVLATVKHWPGEGAGGEALIVYDGVTIKYHMIPFRAAMEAGAVNIMPGYAGSSLLDPGGPGAGDSAPILAYLRQNLGYQGLITTDWLPSGSWIGAAKAGSDVMGGADPGAVGFTIAGFTAGVPAARIDDAVRRVLRIKFQLGLFENPYGDPANGPYRMHTPAYTALANQASREAMTLLKNDGAVLPLRLNAGDTVVVAGPRATDTSACCIWTSYFHQEYGSQTMLQAIQARGAQAGVNVVSGDAPSPKVAIVAVGEGSYTHATQWVKEQPYLPPDQVALIQNFRARGIPVVVALVMPRPYVITDWHDQANAIVVTYRGGEEMGPALASLLFGDYAPTGKLPWQLPRSLADVLRPGGTDVLADATEAWDLPYDLGATAAQRTTLRSQIDAGQQPTPTGNPLYQYGAGRSGF, encoded by the coding sequence ATGCCCGCACCACCCCGTCGCCGGCTGCTCGTCGCCGGCGCGATCCTCACGCTGCTCGTCGCCGGCGGCTCCGCCGCCGTCTCGTCACCCGCCGCGGCCGCCGGGCCGTTGATCTCGCAGGGCAAGACGGCCACCGCCTCGTCGGCGGAGAACGCCGGCACCGCCGCCTCGGCCGCCGTCGACGGCAACGCCGGCACCCGCTGGTCGAGCGCCTTCACCGATCCACAATGGCTCCAGGTCGACCTGGGCGGCACCGCCGCGGTCGACCAGGTCGAGCTGGTCTGGGAGACCGCCGCCGCGCGGGCGTTCCAGATCCAGGTCGCCGCCGCGGCCGGCGGGCCGTGGACCACGATCTACTCGACCACCACCGGCGCCGGTGGCACGCAGACCCTCGCGGTGTCCGGCTCAGGGCGCTACGTCCGGATGTACGGCACCGCCCGGACCACCGGCTACGGCTACTCGCTCTGGGAGTTCCGGGTCTTCGGGACGATCGGAGGCGGTGGTGGCCCCACCGATCCGCCGCCGCCAACGGGCACCCCGATCTCCGCGTTCAAGCCGGTCAACGCGTCGTCGTTCGAGGGCGGCAACGCGCCCGGCGCGGCGGTCGACGGGCGCACCACCACCCGCTGGTCGAGCCAATTCGCCGATCCACAGTGGATGAGCATCGACTTCGGCGGCGTCGCGACCATCAACCAGGTGGTGCTCAACTGGGAGTCCGCGTACGCCAGCGCCTATCGCCTGGAAACCTCGAACGACGGGGTGGGGTGGACGCCGATCTACACCACGGCGGCCGGCCGCGGCGGCATCGAACGGCTCGCGGTCGCCGGCACCGGCCGTTACCTGCGCCTCTACGGCACGGCCCGGGCCACCGGCTACGGCTACTCGCTCTGGGAGTTCCAGGTCTTCGGCACGGTGGACACGAGCGCAAGCACCCCGCCGCTGCTCTCCGGGCCGACCCGGCCTCCGGCGACCACCGGCCAGTTCGCGCTGAACGCGCCGGCCGACGCGGCCATGGTCACCACCACCCGCCGTCCGGCCCTGTCCTGGGCGGCGGTCGGTGGCGCGGTCCGCTACCAGGTCTGGATCAACGTGAGCCGGACCGACTACGACTTCGCGGCGACCGGCAACCTGATCGACCTCTACACGAAGGTCGCCGAGCCGACCGGCACGTCCTACACGCCGAGCTGGGACCTGGCCGACCGGTGGACCTACAAGTGGTATGTGGTGGCGGTGCCGGGCTCGGGCGCGACCAGCACCTCGGCGATCCGCCGCTTCAGCGTCTACGTGCCGACCCTGGAGACGGTCGCCGACGGGATCAACATCGTCGCCGGGGCCCGCGATCTCGACCGCAACGGCACGATCTCGCCGTATGAGGACTGGCGCCAGCCGGTCGAGACGCGGGTCAACGACCTCATGGGCCGGATGACGGCCGAGGAGAAGGCCTACCAGATGTTCTACAACGCGCAGGCCTTCCCGCGCTCGGGCTGGCACTTCGGCCCGGCCGGCGCGCAGGACCTGCACAACACCCTGCTGGCTTCGGCCGGCACCCGGCTGGGCATCCCGTTCGTCTCGGCCGGCGACACGATCCACGGCTACCAGACCACGTACCCGACCCAGAGCGCCCTGGCCGCGGCGAAGGACTACGCGCTCGACTACAAGCTCGGCGACATGCAGCGCCGGGAGCAACTCGAGGTCGGCACCCGCGGGGTGCTCGGCCCGCTCGCCGAGGTCGGCACGAAGGTGCTCTACCCGCGCATCCAGGAGGGCAACGGCGAGAACGCTGTTGTCGCCGCGGCACAGGTGCGGGCGCTGGTGGCCGGGTTGCAGGGTGGGCCCGAGCTCAACCCGCGCTCGGTGCTCGCGACCGTCAAGCACTGGCCGGGCGAGGGCGCCGGCGGCGAGGCCCTGATCGTCTACGACGGGGTCACGATCAAATACCACATGATCCCGTTCCGGGCCGCGATGGAGGCGGGTGCGGTCAACATCATGCCTGGGTACGCCGGTTCGTCCCTACTGGACCCCGGTGGCCCTGGTGCCGGTGACAGCGCGCCGATTCTCGCGTACCTCCGGCAGAATCTGGGTTATCAAGGTCTGATCACGACCGACTGGCTGCCCTCGGGCTCCTGGATCGGCGCGGCGAAGGCCGGCTCCGACGTGATGGGCGGCGCCGACCCCGGCGCGGTCGGCTTCACCATCGCGGGCTTCACGGCCGGCGTGCCGGCGGCCCGGATCGACGACGCCGTCCGCCGGGTGCTGCGGATCAAGTTCCAGCTCGGCCTCTTCGAGAACCCCTACGGCGATCCCGCCAACGGTCCCTACCGGATGCACACGCCGGCCTACACCGCGCTGGCCAACCAGGCCTCACGCGAGGCGATGACCCTGCTCAAGAACGACGGCGCGGTGCTGCCGCTTCGGCTGAACGCCGGGGACACCGTCGTGGTCGCCGGCCCGCGGGCCACCGACACCTCCGCCTGCTGCATCTGGACGAGCTACTTCCACCAGGAGTACGGGTCGCAGACGATGCTCCAGGCCATCCAGGCCCGGGGTGCGCAGGCCGGGGTCAACGTGGTCAGCGGTGACGCGCCGTCACCCAAGGTGGCGATCGTCGCGGTCGGCGAGGGCTCCTACACGCACGCGACCCAGTGGGTGAAGGAGCAGCCCTACCTGCCGCCGGACCAGGTGGCGCTGATCCAGAACTTCCGCGCCCGGGGCATCCCGGTGGTGGTCGCACTGGTCATGCCGCGCCCCTACGTGATCACCGACTGGCACGACCAGGCCAACGCGATCGTCGTCACCTACCGCGGCGGCGAGGAGATGGGTCCGGCCCTGGCCAGCCTGCTCTTCGGTGACTACGCACCAACGGGCAAGCTGCCCTGGCAGTTGCCGCGCAGCCTGGCCGACGTGCTGCGACCCGGCGGCACGGATGTGCTGGCCGACGCCACCGAGGCCTGGGACCTGCCCTACGACCTGGGCGCCACCGCGGCACAGCGCACGACGCTGCGGTCCCAGATCGACGCCGGCCAGCAGCCGACGCCGACGGGTAACCCGCTCTACCAGTACGGAGCCGGAAGGAGCGGCTTCTAG
- a CDS encoding discoidin domain-containing protein, which translates to MPVALSRRRAALAVLAAVTLITALFVVTTRSRADAALVLVSQGKPATASSTENAASPASAAVDGNPGTRWSSAFGDPQWIQVDLGATTSVGQVVLQWEAAYARSFQIQVAGAAGGPWTTIYSTTTGAGGTQTLTVTGTGRYVRMNGTARGTAYGYSLWEFQVYGVVNDPSGCSGNAALNRPAAASSAENATLGAAAAFDGNAGTRWSSLFADPQWLRVDLGSTQTLCQVVLQWEAAYARSFQVQVSAGPDGPWTTVYSTTTGTGGTQTLAVSGSGRYVRMNGTARATAYGYSLWEFVVRTTGGGPTPPPTTNPPPTGGFWGDTTTIPAAQNVVMVKVLNRTNGRYPDSQVYWSYNGQVHSIAEQPYFDMPANTAGRMYFYLGSPTSQYNDFIEFTVGPAVFNGNTTRVDAFALKLAMRLHARDGYDASVGETEATFAEDRAVTFQRFADAMPAEFKHLADIQAPYRIPSPGNSPQFRAGGQYQNYMTAYASQNGLAASTSDIFGCAGPLANNAGGCAALNRHVAHLPQSSWSNPALFYQAPPANYYAKFWHDRAIGGKAYGFPYDDYAEQSSFISHGNPQWLLVAVGW; encoded by the coding sequence ATGCCCGTTGCCCTGTCCCGCCGCCGCGCAGCACTCGCCGTGCTCGCCGCGGTCACCCTCATCACCGCGCTGTTCGTCGTGACCACCCGGTCGCGCGCCGACGCCGCACTGGTCCTGGTCTCCCAGGGCAAGCCGGCCACCGCCTCGTCCACCGAGAACGCCGCCTCGCCGGCGTCGGCGGCCGTCGACGGAAACCCCGGAACCCGCTGGTCGAGCGCGTTCGGCGACCCACAGTGGATCCAGGTCGACCTCGGCGCCACGACCTCGGTCGGCCAGGTCGTGCTCCAGTGGGAGGCGGCCTACGCCCGCTCCTTCCAGATCCAGGTCGCCGGTGCCGCCGGCGGTCCCTGGACGACCATCTACTCGACCACCACCGGTGCCGGCGGCACCCAGACGCTGACCGTGACCGGCACCGGCCGCTACGTGCGGATGAACGGCACCGCGCGCGGCACGGCCTACGGCTATTCGCTCTGGGAGTTCCAGGTCTACGGCGTGGTCAACGACCCATCGGGCTGTTCCGGCAACGCCGCCCTCAACCGGCCGGCGGCCGCGTCGTCAGCTGAGAACGCGACACTGGGCGCCGCCGCGGCCTTCGACGGCAACGCCGGCACCCGTTGGTCGAGCCTGTTCGCCGACCCGCAGTGGCTGCGCGTCGACCTCGGCAGCACCCAGACGCTCTGCCAGGTGGTGCTCCAGTGGGAAGCGGCGTACGCCCGCTCCTTCCAGGTCCAGGTTTCCGCCGGGCCCGATGGTCCCTGGACGACCGTCTACTCGACCACGACCGGCACCGGCGGCACCCAGACCCTCGCCGTCTCCGGTTCGGGGCGCTACGTGCGGATGAACGGCACCGCGCGGGCCACCGCCTACGGCTACTCGCTGTGGGAGTTCGTCGTGCGTACCACCGGTGGTGGACCGACGCCGCCACCGACCACGAACCCGCCGCCGACCGGTGGCTTCTGGGGTGACACCACCACGATCCCGGCCGCGCAGAACGTGGTCATGGTCAAGGTGCTCAACCGCACCAACGGCCGCTACCCCGACAGCCAGGTCTACTGGAGCTACAACGGCCAGGTGCACTCGATCGCCGAGCAGCCCTACTTCGACATGCCGGCCAACACCGCCGGCCGGATGTATTTCTACCTCGGTTCGCCGACCAGCCAATACAACGACTTCATCGAGTTCACGGTCGGGCCGGCGGTGTTCAACGGCAACACCACCCGGGTCGACGCGTTCGCGCTGAAACTCGCGATGCGGCTGCACGCCCGCGACGGCTACGACGCCTCGGTCGGCGAGACGGAGGCGACGTTCGCCGAGGACCGCGCGGTGACGTTCCAGCGCTTCGCCGACGCGATGCCGGCGGAGTTCAAGCACCTCGCCGACATCCAGGCGCCCTACCGGATCCCGTCACCCGGCAACTCGCCGCAATTCCGTGCCGGGGGCCAATACCAGAACTACATGACGGCGTACGCGTCGCAGAACGGCCTGGCCGCGTCCACATCGGACATCTTCGGCTGTGCCGGCCCGCTGGCCAACAACGCCGGCGGCTGCGCCGCGCTGAACCGGCACGTGGCACACCTGCCGCAGTCGTCGTGGTCCAACCCGGCGCTGTTCTACCAGGCCCCGCCGGCCAACTACTACGCCAAGTTCTGGCACGACCGGGCGATCGGGGGCAAGGCGTACGGGTTCCCGTACGACGACTACGCCGAACAGTCCTCGTTCATCTCGCACGGCAACCCGCAGTGGCTGCTGGTGGCCGTCGGCTGGTGA
- a CDS encoding ABC transporter permease, whose protein sequence is MISSPIPRLAAGTLGRHKGVYAGTFVAAILAIALLAAGGTLLFSVLTAKPTANRFAAADVVVSGARAVEATSVKQKKKGKTKSKTKSERLTGAGTLPADLAGKLAALPGVDAAVPDAAFPVRVTVDGRPVLGADDAPVIGHGWASATLAPFTLRDGAAPGRDSVVVDADVAGRAALAVGDELTVTTKTGDHRLTVAGIAAEHLAGQAALFVSDGAVEAVSGLTGPTAIAVRTRDAAAFEAAAAPLVAGAPMWTGVDRVRADLPGALPDYIGPISVFGILIGVTAFAAVFVLVGTVALAVRQRLRELALLRAVGATPGQLRRLVGVEAVLLAVLSAVPGLPLGMLIAHLIAGRFRDLGVVPPQFVVVLSPIVLLLAAFAGLVLTFVAARLAARRAARIAPAQALTEAALAPAGGGVLRTVIAVLTAGGAVAVLGFVPLGGNLGLGMSFVASALLVCAVAAGAPLLVRPLTAIAGRLARLGGASAWLAGTNSRAQARRVAAVAVPLVLLFGITATMLLTGKLSENVVAKESAARNAAATVRVGDPGGLSPAAARELAATPGVSGAAMTIPTRVIAVSGGKPEDYPAQGLATTGKPVLDLAVRSGALSAEGTAPPAGTQGGNDTAAPNDPPTVPGGAQDGNDTAAPNDSPAVPGGAQGGKDTAAPNDSPAVPGAGVGDGTFAASGSLATAQDWAVGDDVKLWLADGTATTLRLTAIYERARGFGDLVLPAALVAAHDPRGLVSAVYLHTDDPAVANKIRAGWPAATTPKAGDASTQQAAWELLVAIALVFTAVAVVNTFAIATVGRRTEYATLRLTGATVAQVRRMATIEAGIAVAVALFWGVLVTSIVLGAFGLAQDGGLHLIVDPLRYAALVGTVVVLGVLAGAVPIRAVVRGR, encoded by the coding sequence ATGATCAGCAGCCCCATCCCGCGCCTCGCCGCCGGCACGCTCGGCCGCCACAAGGGTGTCTACGCCGGCACCTTCGTCGCCGCCATCCTCGCCATCGCCCTGCTCGCCGCCGGCGGCACCCTGCTCTTCTCGGTGCTGACCGCGAAGCCGACCGCCAACCGGTTCGCGGCCGCCGACGTCGTGGTGTCCGGTGCCCGTGCCGTGGAGGCGACCAGCGTCAAGCAGAAGAAGAAGGGCAAGACCAAGAGCAAGACCAAATCCGAGCGACTGACCGGCGCGGGTACGCTGCCCGCCGACCTGGCCGGCAAGCTCGCCGCGCTCCCGGGTGTCGACGCGGCCGTGCCGGACGCGGCGTTCCCGGTGCGGGTCACCGTGGACGGTCGCCCGGTCCTCGGCGCCGACGACGCCCCGGTGATCGGGCACGGCTGGGCCTCGGCGACGCTGGCGCCGTTCACCCTGCGGGACGGTGCGGCGCCGGGGCGGGACTCGGTGGTGGTCGACGCGGACGTGGCCGGCCGGGCCGCGCTGGCGGTCGGTGACGAGTTGACCGTGACCACGAAGACCGGCGACCACCGGCTGACCGTGGCCGGCATCGCCGCGGAGCACCTGGCCGGTCAGGCCGCGCTGTTCGTCTCCGACGGCGCCGTCGAGGCCGTTTCGGGGCTGACCGGGCCGACCGCCATCGCAGTGCGCACGAGGGATGCCGCGGCGTTCGAGGCCGCGGCGGCACCGTTGGTCGCTGGCGCTCCGATGTGGACCGGTGTCGACCGGGTGCGGGCCGACCTGCCCGGCGCGCTGCCCGACTACATCGGCCCGATCTCGGTGTTCGGCATCCTGATCGGCGTCACCGCGTTCGCGGCGGTGTTCGTGCTGGTCGGCACCGTCGCCCTGGCGGTGCGGCAGCGGTTGCGGGAACTCGCCCTGCTGCGCGCCGTCGGCGCCACGCCCGGCCAGTTGCGGCGCCTGGTCGGCGTCGAGGCGGTGCTGCTCGCGGTGCTCTCGGCGGTCCCGGGCCTGCCCCTGGGCATGCTGATCGCCCACCTGATCGCGGGCCGCTTCCGGGACCTGGGCGTGGTGCCGCCGCAGTTCGTCGTGGTGCTCTCTCCCATCGTGCTGCTCCTGGCAGCGTTCGCCGGGCTGGTCCTCACCTTCGTCGCCGCGCGGCTGGCGGCCCGGCGGGCAGCCCGGATCGCGCCGGCACAGGCACTGACCGAGGCGGCGCTGGCACCGGCCGGCGGCGGCGTCCTGCGCACGGTGATCGCGGTGCTGACCGCCGGCGGTGCGGTCGCGGTGCTCGGTTTCGTCCCCCTCGGCGGCAACCTCGGCCTCGGCATGAGCTTCGTGGCCAGCGCGCTGCTGGTCTGCGCGGTCGCGGCCGGCGCGCCGCTGCTGGTGCGGCCGCTGACCGCCATCGCCGGCCGGCTGGCCCGGCTCGGCGGCGCGTCCGCCTGGCTGGCCGGCACCAACTCGCGGGCCCAGGCCCGTCGGGTCGCCGCCGTCGCGGTGCCGCTGGTGCTGCTGTTCGGCATCACCGCGACGATGCTGCTGACCGGGAAGCTGAGCGAGAACGTGGTGGCGAAGGAGAGCGCCGCCCGCAATGCCGCCGCGACCGTGCGGGTCGGCGATCCTGGGGGCCTCTCCCCCGCGGCGGCCCGCGAACTCGCCGCGACACCCGGCGTCAGCGGCGCGGCCATGACGATCCCGACCCGGGTGATCGCGGTCAGCGGCGGAAAGCCCGAGGACTACCCGGCCCAGGGCCTGGCGACGACCGGCAAGCCGGTCCTCGACCTGGCAGTGCGATCCGGTGCCCTGAGCGCTGAAGGCACGGCGCCGCCAGCCGGCACCCAGGGCGGCAACGACACCGCCGCGCCCAACGACCCGCCAACCGTGCCCGGCGGCGCCCAGGACGGCAACGACACCGCCGCGCCCAACGACTCGCCAGCCGTGCCCGGCGGCGCCCAGGGCGGTAAGGACACCGCCGCGCCCAACGATTCGCCAGCCGTGCCCGGCGCCGGGGTGGGCGACGGCACGTTCGCGGCCAGCGGTTCGCTGGCGACGGCTCAGGACTGGGCGGTGGGCGACGACGTGAAGCTGTGGTTGGCCGACGGCACCGCGACCACCCTGCGGTTGACGGCGATCTACGAGCGGGCCCGCGGCTTCGGCGACCTGGTGCTGCCCGCCGCGCTGGTCGCCGCGCACGACCCGCGCGGCCTGGTCTCCGCGGTCTACCTGCACACCGACGACCCGGCCGTCGCAAACAAGATCCGCGCCGGCTGGCCCGCCGCGACCACCCCCAAGGCCGGCGACGCGTCCACCCAGCAGGCCGCGTGGGAGCTGCTGGTCGCCATCGCACTGGTCTTCACCGCGGTCGCGGTGGTCAACACGTTCGCGATCGCCACGGTGGGCCGCCGGACCGAGTACGCCACCCTGCGCCTCACCGGTGCCACGGTCGCCCAGGTCCGCCGGATGGCCACCATCGAGGCCGGCATCGCGGTCGCGGTAGCGCTGTTCTGGGGCGTGCTGGTCACGTCGATCGTGCTGGGCGCCTTCGGCCTGGCCCAGGACGGCGGCCTGCATCTGATCGTCGACCCACTGCGCTACGCCGCCCTGGTCGGCACGGTGGTCGTCCTCGGCGTGCTGGCCGGCGCGGTGCCGATCCGGGCCGTGGTCCGCGGCCGCTGA
- a CDS encoding SDR family NAD(P)-dependent oxidoreductase: MMAFDARSTAAEVVAGIDLRGQRAVVTGGSSGIGRETARALAAAGAEVTIAVRDPKRTAGFTAERLDLADLESVREFADRWRGPLHILVNNAAVMRPPESRTAQGWELQFGTNHLGHFALATALQPAMVAADGARVVEVTSAAHLRAEVDFDDLNFEQRGYDPQAAYDQSKTANILFVVEAARRWAHDGVTADAVNPGGVRGNLQRNLSAEELAALDERARAGNGWKSPEQGAATSVYVATAPSLAGVSGRYFEDCHEAGLHQPGGTGGVAPYAIDPANAARLWEISAEAVDAG, from the coding sequence ATGATGGCTTTCGACGCGCGGTCCACGGCGGCCGAGGTGGTGGCGGGCATCGACCTCCGCGGGCAGCGTGCGGTGGTCACCGGCGGCTCCTCGGGCATCGGCCGGGAGACCGCGCGGGCGCTGGCCGCCGCGGGCGCCGAGGTCACCATCGCGGTGCGTGACCCGAAGCGGACCGCTGGGTTCACCGCCGAGCGGCTCGACCTGGCCGACCTCGAGTCGGTGCGCGAGTTCGCCGACCGCTGGCGGGGGCCGTTGCACATCCTGGTCAACAACGCCGCGGTGATGCGGCCGCCGGAGTCGCGCACGGCGCAGGGCTGGGAGCTCCAGTTCGGCACCAACCACCTCGGCCACTTCGCGCTGGCCACCGCGCTGCAACCGGCGATGGTCGCGGCCGACGGGGCGCGGGTCGTCGAGGTCACCTCCGCGGCACACCTGCGGGCCGAGGTCGACTTCGACGACCTCAACTTCGAGCAGCGGGGGTACGACCCGCAGGCCGCCTACGACCAGTCCAAGACGGCCAACATCCTGTTCGTGGTCGAGGCGGCGCGGCGCTGGGCGCACGACGGCGTCACCGCCGACGCGGTCAACCCCGGCGGCGTGCGCGGCAACCTCCAGCGCAACCTGTCGGCGGAGGAACTCGCCGCGCTCGACGAGCGCGCCCGGGCGGGCAACGGCTGGAAGAGTCCCGAGCAGGGTGCGGCGACGTCGGTCTACGTGGCGACCGCACCATCACTCGCCGGCGTGTCGGGCCGCTACTTCGAAGACTGCCACGAGGCCGGCCTGCACCAGCCGGGCGGCACCGGCGGCGTCGCGCCCTACGCGATCGATCCGGCCAACGCGGCCCGGCTGTGGGAGATCTCCGCCGAGGCGGTCGACGCCGGCTAG
- a CDS encoding fumarylacetoacetate hydrolase family protein, producing the protein MHIVRYRRADDATPRVGVRTDGVVRSLPVASVAALLGARLADIQALTSEPGDVVDDARLLAPVDGATEVWAAGVTYLRSREARMEESSEADIYGRVYDAARPELFFKSAAWRVVVDGEPVAIRADSGLDVPEPELALVVNRFGEIAGYLVSNDMSSRSIEGENPLYLPQAKVYAGACALSAGIRPAWEVDGSDLPVAVRVTRDGVAVWTGTTSTARLKRPFADLVDYLFKADNFPAGAVLSTGTGLAPALDFTLREGDVVTITIDEVGELTNPVVVGREHFEFLRP; encoded by the coding sequence ATGCACATTGTTCGTTATCGCCGGGCCGACGACGCCACCCCTCGCGTGGGCGTCCGCACCGACGGGGTGGTCCGATCACTGCCGGTGGCCTCCGTCGCGGCGCTGCTCGGCGCACGCCTGGCCGACATTCAAGCGCTGACGTCGGAGCCGGGCGACGTCGTCGACGACGCCCGGCTGCTGGCACCTGTCGACGGCGCCACCGAGGTGTGGGCCGCCGGGGTCACCTATCTGCGCTCGCGCGAGGCGCGGATGGAGGAGAGCAGCGAGGCCGACATCTACGGCCGGGTGTACGACGCCGCCCGCCCCGAGCTGTTCTTCAAGTCGGCCGCCTGGCGGGTCGTGGTCGACGGCGAGCCGGTCGCGATCCGCGCCGACTCCGGGCTCGACGTGCCCGAGCCGGAGCTGGCCCTGGTCGTCAACCGGTTCGGCGAGATCGCGGGCTACCTGGTCTCCAATGACATGAGCTCGCGCTCGATCGAGGGCGAAAACCCCCTCTACCTACCTCAGGCCAAGGTGTACGCCGGCGCGTGCGCCCTGTCGGCCGGCATCCGCCCGGCGTGGGAGGTCGACGGATCCGACCTGCCGGTCGCGGTGCGGGTCACCCGCGACGGCGTCGCCGTGTGGACCGGCACGACGTCGACGGCCCGCCTCAAGCGCCCGTTCGCGGACCTGGTCGACTACCTGTTCAAGGCCGACAACTTCCCGGCCGGCGCGGTCCTCTCGACCGGCACGGGCCTGGCCCCGGCGCTCGACTTCACCCTGCGCGAGGGCGACGTCGTCACCATCACGATCGACGAGGTGGGCGAGCTGACCAACCCGGTGGTCGTCGGCCGCGAACACTTCGAGTTCCTGCGTCCCTAG
- a CDS encoding MarR family winged helix-turn-helix transcriptional regulator — protein MTDVIRLLTRAQKLLSAATDDAMRPHGVRIGQNLLLEALWQDDGLTPGDLAARMGVTTPTVVNTAARMEAAGLLDRRPDPHDGRLVRLYLTPLARAAQQPIEDARRRIADHALATLTPTELHRLTRALEKIVKQMSP, from the coding sequence GTGACCGACGTGATCCGGCTGCTCACCCGCGCGCAGAAGCTGCTGAGCGCGGCCACCGACGACGCGATGCGCCCGCACGGCGTGCGGATCGGCCAGAACCTGCTGCTCGAGGCGCTCTGGCAGGACGACGGCCTCACCCCCGGCGACCTGGCGGCGAGAATGGGCGTCACGACGCCGACGGTGGTCAACACGGCCGCCCGGATGGAGGCGGCCGGCCTGCTCGACCGCCGCCCCGACCCGCACGACGGCCGCCTCGTCCGCCTCTACCTGACGCCCTTGGCCCGCGCGGCCCAGCAACCGATCGAGGACGCCCGCCGCCGCATCGCCGACCACGCGCTGGCGACCCTCACCCCGACCGAGCTACACCGCCTCACCAGAGCGCTGGAAAAGATCGTCAAACAGATGAGCCCCTAG